A portion of the Psilocybe cubensis strain MGC-MH-2018 chromosome 10, whole genome shotgun sequence genome contains these proteins:
- a CDS encoding Chitinase A1, which translates to MMPTVTISTHTTASKPRPHIIYTINAKVDGKELIAHRRYSEVEALKDPYTLPPKRLLATTFIPSAWVDDELIAERKVGLAEYLVDLLSTPRFKDKSLLYEFLSAQTIERDMKFDPEDALPSTLTRKEAMQIAAGEPSEATLSTANANASKIAGAYYTYWGGSARPPESIDYSKFDLLFYAFGVPTSSNTLDISNTALLKRLVTGARTSGHGTRVLISIGGWGGCQYFSQACSTSANRTKFANSIAAAINTYNLDGVDLDWEFPNSPGAGQPYSAADTANLLSLIKLLRISLGPCKIISAAVSHMPWLGSNGKPLTDVSAFAAEMDYVIIMNYDVWGASATPGPNSPYGNLCGTSWQPQASAQAAYKQWTAAKFPGNKLILGCALYGYVSKSTKTVLTGSSVPTPEMLLLQKTETKGSDGKVEVTEFLNGAHPNTTLQVTNPEADAPTINAAANLTGYWGKQIAFKDIVGAGALVKRSDGNYGQAGGFTMGWDNCSNTPYLFNKDQSTVVTYDDTWSLTDKAKLVVSSNMAGCATWSLDQDDGITLHNAIRKGLGK; encoded by the exons ATGATGCCTACTGTTACCATCTCCACTCACACCACCGCTTCTAAGCCTCGCCCTCATATTATCTACACTATCAACGCCAAAGTTGATGGTAAAGAATTGATTGCGCATAGACGCTATTCTGAGGTCG AGGCCCTAAAGGACCCCTATACCCTTCCTCCTAAGCGCCTTTTGGCAACCACTTTCATCCCCTCTGCATGGGTTGATGATGAGCTCATCGCGGAACGCAAAGTCGGGCTCGCCGAGTACTTAGTCGACTTGCTCTCTACCCCTAGATTCAAGGACAAGTCCCTTCTGTACGAGTTCCTCTCTGCTCAAACTATCGAGCGCGATATGAAGTTCGACCCCGAGGACGCTTTGCCATCCACTCTCACCAGGAAAGAGGCAATGCAAATTGCAGCTGGAGAGCCTAGCGAGGCAACACTCTCGACCGCAAATGCGAACGCAAGCAAGATTGCTGGTGCCTATTATACTTATTGGGGCGGTAGCGCTCGCCCTCCTGAGAGTATCGACTACTCCAAGTTCGATCTACTCTTCTACG CGTTTGGTGTCCCGACCTCGTCTAATACTCTTGATATCAGCAACACTGCACTATTGAAGCGCCTGGTTACTGGAGCTCGTACCAGTGGACATGGCACCCGCGTCCTCATCTCTATCG GTGGGTGGGGTGGTTGCCAATACTTCAGCCAGGCCTGCTCGACCTCTGCAAACCGAACCAAGTTTGCAAATTCGATTGCTGCTGCCATCAACACTTATAACCTCGATG GTGTTGATCTTGACTGGGAATTCCCGAATTCTCCAGGAGCTGGCCAACCCTACTCTGCCGCTGACACAGCCAACCTCCTCAGTCTAATCAAGCTGTTGAGGATCTCTCTTG GTCCATGCAAGATCATCTCTGCTGCTGTATCCCACATGCCCTGGTTGGGATCCAACGGTAAACCGCTCACCGATGTCTCCGCATTTGCGGCCGAGATGGATTACGTCATAATCAT GAACTACGATGTTTGGGGGGCCTCTGCTACTCCTGGTCCCAACTCACCTTATG GTAATTTGTGCGGAACTTCCTGGCAACCTCAGGCAAGCGCACAAGCCGCGTATAAGCAATGGACTGCTGCTAAGTTCCCAGGCAACAAA CTCATCCTTGGATGTGCGCTTTATGGATACGTTTCGAAGAGTACCAAGACTGTCTTGACAGGCAGCTCAGTGCCTACCCCTGAGATGTTGCTCCTTCAGAAGACAGAGACTAAAGGTTCTGATGGCAAGGTCGAGGTAACAGAATTTTTGAATGGCGCACACCCAAATACGACTCTCCAAGTTACCAATCCCGAGGCCGACGCGCCCACAATCAACGCTGCTGCCAATCTGACCGGATATTGGGGCAAACAAATCGCGTTCAAAGATATCGTCGGGGCCGGCGCTCTTGTCAAGAGGTCTGATGGAAATTATGGACAAGCGGGTGGATTTACAATGG GTTGGGATAATTGCAGCAACACGCCT TACCTTTTCAACAAGGACCAAAGCACGGTTGTTACTTACGACG ATACCTGGTCTCTTACCGACAAAGCCAAGCTCGTTGTTTCGAGCAACATGGCTGGATGTGCAACTTGGTCCCTTGATCAG GATGACGGAATTACCTTGCACAACGCCATTCGCAAAGGTCTCGGAAAGTAA